In Methanosphaera sp. WGK6, the sequence TAATCCATCTAGTAGAAAAGAAGCTAAACATAGAGCATTACGAGGATCTAGTGCAAGTATGATTCTCTGTATTATATTTAGTATTTTTTTAACAATCTATTATATTCCACGTTTTAGTAGTATATTGAATACTGCTGATTTATCTATAAGTTTATCTATTGGTATTATATTATTATTTACCATTATTGGTGGACTTTTAATTGGTTCAATTAGTGGAAGTATTGGAAGTACATTTAGAGATATGTTTTCTGTTATAAATACTGAGAAAAAACAATAAAGTACTACCTTTAATATTTCTTTTTTAATTTTTTTTATCTATTTTTATAAATTTTAAATAGTACTATTTACATAGTATGTATATAAAAAATGGTAAGGATAGTCTTTGATGAGTTCATATAATCTAAATCATAATGAAATTAAAACAATTGGCCATTTTACAGGTTATGTTTGTGTTTTATTAGGATTGTTTATGTTAATCCCAATATTTTGTTCACTAATATTTCATGATAATGTAATATATTTAAATGCATTTATTATATCAGCAGCTATTTCTTTAGGTTTTGGTTTATCCTTATTTTTAGTTTTTAAGAGAAAAAACATTACAAAATTATCTTTAAAGG encodes:
- a CDS encoding DUF5518 domain-containing protein; translated protein: MNLDMDYKTSVIMGIFCGSLILFIGRLINLPITGLLLGIIFSALIAAFLYNPSSRKEAKHRALRGSSASMILCIIFSIFLTIYYIPRFSSILNTADLSISLSIGIILLFTIIGGLLIGSISGSIGSTFRDMFSVINTEKKQ